ttatttttttactatttaaaatgtaatgtttacaTCAATTTCATAGTTGAacagaaatataatttaaatacaattttacatTACACATGACATTTTCATTATTTCGAACCAGTTAATAAGTTCATTCATTAGTTACACAGATAATATGAATGTCTTGAAAATTCTGTGGCttttgcaaataaaataaaacaatatcaatACAATGgtgttttaatttcatattggCTGTTTCCAGACAATTCAAACTAAGCTGTCACCaatgttattattaacataatttcattaataacatGATTTCCAGCCAGGTGCACTTGTAACAACctttacattacatacataaagTTTTCagaaaaaatgtaaaatcaaaGGTACAATCTAGTCTTGAATCAGTAAACAGAGCTCAGAGAAAAAAAAGCATCATCAGTTTTAACAAAGCTATGCTGAAAAgtttaataattcaaataatgaattaatgaaatacTAATTTCTATACATCTTATGCTTTacttagtttttttctttttacttttatttttataccatAGATGAGTTAAGAAACTCATACCCCCTGACACTAAGTGGTTGCCAGACATGGCAAGTTTACATGAGTTACCCATTTATAACACAATAAAactcattaaaaattaaaagaatgcCAACAATAAATTATCTAAGaccgtaaaatatatttacaaatccATGGTAAACCTGGTTTACCATACCAAACCATGGTTCATAAACTGTCCTAAAACCaacatatttattatgaatGTTTTTATTCCAGAATATTGTTTAAATGCATTATTTCTCTATCCTGTGagagtacaattttttttggatCATAGGCAGACATGCATGTGACCCACCTGACAGTGAGTGGTCACCATTGCTCATGTACATTCACAATGCAGGGGCATTGCCAACCCTTTGCTTACTGACTgtaaaattgaataattaaaaaaagcttaGTTTCTTATGACttaattatttatcaattaGTCCATTCATCACGTTATTAAATTATGTAAGTCTACCAAAATATTTAGCACGAAGACTCACATCTCTCAGTTGTGGCCATTGCACTACAACAAGATCTGCAAAATATTGGAGAATTTTCCCTGTCAATGACAGTGATCTTACTCTACAAATACTTTCAATGAAAACAATTCTACAATCCAGTAAAAATAAGATTCTCAATATAAATGCAACTACACAAATTGGAATACAAGTTCCTGGACCGTTACAGAAAATAACATTCGGCTTAAATTTATAGATAACAGGAACAGTAATTAATGTAGAATAAATTGTACTGAATACAGAAGAGAAATAGGATTGGTTGACTTTTCTACTCCTGGGTATTTTATTAAGCAAATAAGTACTTTGTTTGTTTTCTGCTTCAAAAATTTTTGATTCACTGTTGATATCGTTATCGGCAAGAATGTACAACCGTGGATAGTATTTCCGACAATTTAAATTCCTCATGAAACGCAGTAGTTCAGTTGTATGGCCACCGGAGCCAATGCAAAATATTGTTCGTAAATTCGAATCTTGATAAAGTGCGCACTCAGTtgtaaaaattttaatcaataaataaataactctgGCTGTTACTCCGATCACTAGAGCAGTAAATATTAAACATAGAAACGATAAAATTTCCATGATGTGAAATGGccttttgtaaataattcaaaatttatgTAGGTGCCATAGGTGCTAATaccataaagatttttttttggtacaatttttccttgttaggaaaggcaaggggatctaagcccataaaACCTTTAATAccatagagtttttttttggtacaattattCCTTGTTaagaaaggcaaggggatctaagcccatacagccatTAACACCTTTATTATCTATGATCGACACCATATGTGTTTTTAGTGTGGgcatttttggcgggaacgctagGGCTCTTTATGCAATTATAGTTgacattgaaatatattttttttagattagataTGCAATATCAAGCTTCgatctttaatttaaaaaaaattaagctaatatttttttttaaatataaacttcaaaatatttgaatttataacTGTGTGACTTACATATCTTTATCATTTTCACATTGTTATTCAAGTAATATagattctttattaattaatttcataattaga
The Bombyx mori chromosome 17, ASM3026992v2 DNA segment above includes these coding regions:
- the LOC101737702 gene encoding UDP-N-acetylglucosamine transferase subunit ALG14 homolog, whose product is MEILSFLCLIFTALVIGVTARVIYLLIKIFTTECALYQDSNLRTIFCIGSGGHTTELLRFMRNLNCRKYYPRLYILADNDINSESKIFEAENKQSTYLLNKIPRSRKVNQSYFSSVFSTIYSTLITVPVIYKFKPNVIFCNGPGTCIPICVVAFILRILFLLDCRIVFIESICRVRSLSLTGKILQYFADLVVVQWPQLRDVSLRAKYFGRLT